A stretch of the Pan troglodytes isolate AG18354 chromosome 20, NHGRI_mPanTro3-v2.0_pri, whole genome shotgun sequence genome encodes the following:
- the ZNF230 gene encoding zinc finger protein 155 isoform X4, with protein sequence MSPARLRQNYLLWHVSGRIPPSFKLHHPGVCKFPKVGGKMTTFKEAVTFKDVAVVFTEEELGLLDPAQRKLYRDVMLENFRNLLSVGHQPFHQDTCHFLREEKFWMMGTATQREGNSGGKIQTELESVPEAGAHEEWSCQQIWEQIANDLTRSQDSIINNSQFFENGDVPSQVEAGLPTIHTGQKPSQGGKCKQSFSDVPIFDLPQQLYSEEKSYTCDECGKSICYISALHVHQRVHVGEKLFMCDVCGKEFSQSSHLQTHQRVHTGEKPFKCEQCGKGFSRRSALNVHHKLHTGEKPYICEACGKAFIHDSQLKEHKRIHTGEKPFKCDICGKTFYFRSRLKSHSMVHTGEKPFRCDTCDKSFHQRSALNRHCMVHTGEKPYRCEQCGKGFIGRLDFYKHQVVHTGEKPYNCKECGKSFRWSSCLLNHQRVHSGEKSFRCEECGKGFYTNSQLSSHQRSHSGEKPYKCEECGKGYVTKFNLDLHQRVHTGERPYNCKECGKSFSRASSILNHKRLHCQKKPFKCEDCGKRLVHRTYRKDQPRDYSGENPSKCEDCGRRYKRRLNLDILLSLFLNDT encoded by the exons ATGTCCCCTGCCAGACTGAGGCAGAACTATCT ACTGTGGCACGTTTCAGGCAGGATTCCTCCTTCCTTCAAACTGCATCACCCAGGAGTCTGCAAATTCCCCAAAGTAGGAGGAAAAATGACCACATTCAAG GAGGCAGTGACCTTCAAGGATGTGGCTGTGGTCTTCACTgaggaggagctggggctgcTGGACCCTGCCCAGAGGAAGCTGTACCGAGATGTGATGCTGGAGAACTTCAGGAACCTGCTCTCAGTGG GGCATCAACCGTTCCACCAAGATACTTGCCACTTCCTAAGGGAAGAAAAGTTTTGGATGATGGGGACAGCAACCCAAAGAGAAGGGAATTCAG GAGGCAAGATCCAAACTGAGTTGGAGTCTGTTCCAGAAGCAGGAGCACATGAAGAGTGGTCCTGCCAGCAAATCTGGGAACAAATTGCAAACGACTTAACCAGGTCTCAGGACTCTATCATAAATAACTCTCAGTTCTTTGAAAATGGTGATGTcccctcccaggttgaagcaggACTACCCACAATTCATACAGGACAGAAACCTTCCCAGGGTGGGAAGTGTAAACAGTCCTTCAGTGATGTTCCCATCTTTGATCTTCCTCAGCAGTTATACTCAGAAGAGAAGTCTTATACATGTGATGAATGTGGAAAAAGCATCTGTTACATCTCAGCTCTTCATGTTCATCAAAGAGTCCACGTGGGAGAGAAACTCtttatgtgtgatgtgtgtggcaAGGAATTTAGTCAAAGCTCACATCTGCAAACTCATCAGAGAgtccacactggagagaaaccattcAAATGTGAGCAATGTGGGAAAGGTTTCAGTCGTAGATCAGCACTTAATGTTCATCATAAATtacacacaggagagaaaccttacatTTGTGAGGCATGTGGGAAGGCCTTCATTCATGATTCCCAGCTTAAGGAACATAAGAGAATCCATACTGGGGAGAAACCATTCAAATGTGATATATGTGGTAAGACCTTCTATTTTAGGTCAAGACTTAAGAGCCATTCCATGGTTCACACAGGAGAAAAACCATTTAGGTGTGATACATGTGATAAGAGCTTTCATCAGAGGTCAGCACTTAATAGGCATTGCATGGtccacacaggagagaaaccgTACAGATGTGAGCAGTGTGGAAAAGGCTTTATTGGTAGGCTAGATTTTTATAAGCATCAGGTGGtccacacaggagagaaaccatATAATTGTAAAGAATGTGGGAAGAGCTTCAGATGGTCCTCATGCCTTCTGAACCATCAGCGAGTCCACAGTGGAGAAAAAAGCTTCAGATGTGAAGAATGTGGGAAGGGATTTTATACAAATTCACAACTGTCTTCCCATCAGAGATCCCACAGTGGTGAAAAGCCATATAAATGTGAGGAGTGTGGGAAGGGCTATGTTACTAAGTTTAATCTTGACTTGCACCAGAGGGTCCACACGGGAGAGAGACCTTATAattgtaaggaatgtgggaagagCTTTAGCCGGGCCTCAAGTATTTTGAATCATAAGAGACTCCACTGCCAGAAAAAACCATTCAAATGTGAGGACTGTGGAAAGAGGCTTGTACACAGGACATACCGTAAAGACCAGCCGAGAGACTATAGTGGGGAAAACCCATCCAAATGTGAGGATTGTGGGAGACGCTACAAGAGGCGCTTGAATCTGGAtatacttttatcattatttctaaATGACACATAA
- the ZNF230 gene encoding zinc finger protein 155 isoform X7: protein MTTFKEAVTFKDVAVVFTEEELGLLDPAQRKLYRDVMLENFRNLLSVGHQPFHQDTCHFLREEKFWMMGTATQREGNSGGKIQTELESVPEAGAHEEWSCQQIWEQIANDLTRSQDSIINNSQFFENGDVPSQVEAGLPTIHTGQKPSQGGKCKQSFSDVPIFDLPQQLYSEEKSYTCDECGKSICYISALHVHQRVHVGEKLFMCDVCGKEFSQSSHLQTHQRVHTGEKPFKCEQCGKGFSRRSALNVHHKLHTGEKPYICEACGKAFIHDSQLKEHKRIHTGEKPFKCDICGKTFYFRSRLKSHSMVHTGEKPFRCDTCDKSFHQRSALNRHCMVHTGEKPYRCEQCGKGFIGRLDFYKHQVVHTGEKPYNCKECGKSFRWSSCLLNHQRVHSGEKSFRCEECGKGFYTNSQLSSHQRSHSGEKPYKCEECGKGYVTKFNLDLHQRVHTGERPYNCKECGKSFSRASSILNHKRLHCQKKPFKCEDCGKRLVHRTYRKDQPRDYSGENPSKCEDCGRRYKRRLNLDILLSLFLNDT from the exons ATGACCACATTCAAG GAGGCAGTGACCTTCAAGGATGTGGCTGTGGTCTTCACTgaggaggagctggggctgcTGGACCCTGCCCAGAGGAAGCTGTACCGAGATGTGATGCTGGAGAACTTCAGGAACCTGCTCTCAGTGG GGCATCAACCGTTCCACCAAGATACTTGCCACTTCCTAAGGGAAGAAAAGTTTTGGATGATGGGGACAGCAACCCAAAGAGAAGGGAATTCAG GAGGCAAGATCCAAACTGAGTTGGAGTCTGTTCCAGAAGCAGGAGCACATGAAGAGTGGTCCTGCCAGCAAATCTGGGAACAAATTGCAAACGACTTAACCAGGTCTCAGGACTCTATCATAAATAACTCTCAGTTCTTTGAAAATGGTGATGTcccctcccaggttgaagcaggACTACCCACAATTCATACAGGACAGAAACCTTCCCAGGGTGGGAAGTGTAAACAGTCCTTCAGTGATGTTCCCATCTTTGATCTTCCTCAGCAGTTATACTCAGAAGAGAAGTCTTATACATGTGATGAATGTGGAAAAAGCATCTGTTACATCTCAGCTCTTCATGTTCATCAAAGAGTCCACGTGGGAGAGAAACTCtttatgtgtgatgtgtgtggcaAGGAATTTAGTCAAAGCTCACATCTGCAAACTCATCAGAGAgtccacactggagagaaaccattcAAATGTGAGCAATGTGGGAAAGGTTTCAGTCGTAGATCAGCACTTAATGTTCATCATAAATtacacacaggagagaaaccttacatTTGTGAGGCATGTGGGAAGGCCTTCATTCATGATTCCCAGCTTAAGGAACATAAGAGAATCCATACTGGGGAGAAACCATTCAAATGTGATATATGTGGTAAGACCTTCTATTTTAGGTCAAGACTTAAGAGCCATTCCATGGTTCACACAGGAGAAAAACCATTTAGGTGTGATACATGTGATAAGAGCTTTCATCAGAGGTCAGCACTTAATAGGCATTGCATGGtccacacaggagagaaaccgTACAGATGTGAGCAGTGTGGAAAAGGCTTTATTGGTAGGCTAGATTTTTATAAGCATCAGGTGGtccacacaggagagaaaccatATAATTGTAAAGAATGTGGGAAGAGCTTCAGATGGTCCTCATGCCTTCTGAACCATCAGCGAGTCCACAGTGGAGAAAAAAGCTTCAGATGTGAAGAATGTGGGAAGGGATTTTATACAAATTCACAACTGTCTTCCCATCAGAGATCCCACAGTGGTGAAAAGCCATATAAATGTGAGGAGTGTGGGAAGGGCTATGTTACTAAGTTTAATCTTGACTTGCACCAGAGGGTCCACACGGGAGAGAGACCTTATAattgtaaggaatgtgggaagagCTTTAGCCGGGCCTCAAGTATTTTGAATCATAAGAGACTCCACTGCCAGAAAAAACCATTCAAATGTGAGGACTGTGGAAAGAGGCTTGTACACAGGACATACCGTAAAGACCAGCCGAGAGACTATAGTGGGGAAAACCCATCCAAATGTGAGGATTGTGGGAGACGCTACAAGAGGCGCTTGAATCTGGAtatacttttatcattatttctaaATGACACATAA
- the ZNF230 gene encoding zinc finger protein 155 isoform X1 — MISPSLELLHLGLCKFPEVEGKMTTFKEAVTFKDVAVVFTEEELGLLDPAQRKLYRDVMLENFRNLLLVGNQPFHQDTFHFLRKEEFWMMKTTSQREGNSGGKIQIEMETVPEAGPHEEWSCQQIREQIASDLTRSQNSIRNSSQFFKEGDVPCQTEAELSTVARFRQDSSFLQTASPRSLQIPQSRRKNDHIQDYQDCGNTYNLLLAMIKRSKVLVFCSKIMEEAVTFKDVAVVFTEEELGLLDPAQRKLYRDVMLENFRNLLSVGHQPFHQDTCHFLREEKFWMMGTATQREGNSGGKIQTELESVPEAGAHEEWSCQQIWEQIANDLTRSQDSIINNSQFFENGDVPSQVEAGLPTIHTGQKPSQGGKCKQSFSDVPIFDLPQQLYSEEKSYTCDECGKSICYISALHVHQRVHVGEKLFMCDVCGKEFSQSSHLQTHQRVHTGEKPFKCEQCGKGFSRRSALNVHHKLHTGEKPYICEACGKAFIHDSQLKEHKRIHTGEKPFKCDICGKTFYFRSRLKSHSMVHTGEKPFRCDTCDKSFHQRSALNRHCMVHTGEKPYRCEQCGKGFIGRLDFYKHQVVHTGEKPYNCKECGKSFRWSSCLLNHQRVHSGEKSFRCEECGKGFYTNSQLSSHQRSHSGEKPYKCEECGKGYVTKFNLDLHQRVHTGERPYNCKECGKSFSRASSILNHKRLHCQKKPFKCEDCGKRLVHRTYRKDQPRDYSGENPSKCEDCGRRYKRRLNLDILLSLFLNDT, encoded by the exons ATGATTTCACCTTCACTTGAACTCCTTCATTTAGGACTCTGCAAATTCCCTGAAGTAGAAGGAAAAATGACCACATTCAAA GAGGCAGTGACATTCAAGGATGTGGCTGTGGTCTTCACTgaggaggagctggggctgcTGGACCCTGCCCAGAGGAAGCTGTACCGAGATGTGATGCTAGAGAACTTCAGGAACCTGCTCTTagtag GGAATCAACCATTCCACCAAGATACTTTCCACTTCTTAAGGAAGGAAGAGTTTTGGATGATGAAGACAACAAGCCAAAGAGAAGGGAATTCAG GAGGCAAGATCCAAATTGAGATGGAGACTGTTCCAGAAGCAGGACCACATGAAGAGTGGTCCTGTCAGCAAATACGGGAACAAATTGCAAGTGACCTAACCAGGTCTCAAAACTCCATAAGGAACAGCTCTCAGTTCTTCAAAGAAGGTGATGTCCCCTGCCAGACTGAGGCAGAACTATCT ACTGTGGCACGTTTCAGGCAGGATTCCTCCTTCCTTCAAACTGCATCACCCAGGAGTCTGCAAATTCCCCAAAGTAGGAGGAAAAATGACCACATTCAAG ATTACCAAGACTGTGGGAATACTTATAACCTGCTCTTGGCCATGATAAAGAGAAGCAAAGTACTTGTATTCTGTTCAAAGATTATGGAG GAGGCAGTGACCTTCAAGGATGTGGCTGTGGTCTTCACTgaggaggagctggggctgcTGGACCCTGCCCAGAGGAAGCTGTACCGAGATGTGATGCTGGAGAACTTCAGGAACCTGCTCTCAGTGG GGCATCAACCGTTCCACCAAGATACTTGCCACTTCCTAAGGGAAGAAAAGTTTTGGATGATGGGGACAGCAACCCAAAGAGAAGGGAATTCAG GAGGCAAGATCCAAACTGAGTTGGAGTCTGTTCCAGAAGCAGGAGCACATGAAGAGTGGTCCTGCCAGCAAATCTGGGAACAAATTGCAAACGACTTAACCAGGTCTCAGGACTCTATCATAAATAACTCTCAGTTCTTTGAAAATGGTGATGTcccctcccaggttgaagcaggACTACCCACAATTCATACAGGACAGAAACCTTCCCAGGGTGGGAAGTGTAAACAGTCCTTCAGTGATGTTCCCATCTTTGATCTTCCTCAGCAGTTATACTCAGAAGAGAAGTCTTATACATGTGATGAATGTGGAAAAAGCATCTGTTACATCTCAGCTCTTCATGTTCATCAAAGAGTCCACGTGGGAGAGAAACTCtttatgtgtgatgtgtgtggcaAGGAATTTAGTCAAAGCTCACATCTGCAAACTCATCAGAGAgtccacactggagagaaaccattcAAATGTGAGCAATGTGGGAAAGGTTTCAGTCGTAGATCAGCACTTAATGTTCATCATAAATtacacacaggagagaaaccttacatTTGTGAGGCATGTGGGAAGGCCTTCATTCATGATTCCCAGCTTAAGGAACATAAGAGAATCCATACTGGGGAGAAACCATTCAAATGTGATATATGTGGTAAGACCTTCTATTTTAGGTCAAGACTTAAGAGCCATTCCATGGTTCACACAGGAGAAAAACCATTTAGGTGTGATACATGTGATAAGAGCTTTCATCAGAGGTCAGCACTTAATAGGCATTGCATGGtccacacaggagagaaaccgTACAGATGTGAGCAGTGTGGAAAAGGCTTTATTGGTAGGCTAGATTTTTATAAGCATCAGGTGGtccacacaggagagaaaccatATAATTGTAAAGAATGTGGGAAGAGCTTCAGATGGTCCTCATGCCTTCTGAACCATCAGCGAGTCCACAGTGGAGAAAAAAGCTTCAGATGTGAAGAATGTGGGAAGGGATTTTATACAAATTCACAACTGTCTTCCCATCAGAGATCCCACAGTGGTGAAAAGCCATATAAATGTGAGGAGTGTGGGAAGGGCTATGTTACTAAGTTTAATCTTGACTTGCACCAGAGGGTCCACACGGGAGAGAGACCTTATAattgtaaggaatgtgggaagagCTTTAGCCGGGCCTCAAGTATTTTGAATCATAAGAGACTCCACTGCCAGAAAAAACCATTCAAATGTGAGGACTGTGGAAAGAGGCTTGTACACAGGACATACCGTAAAGACCAGCCGAGAGACTATAGTGGGGAAAACCCATCCAAATGTGAGGATTGTGGGAGACGCTACAAGAGGCGCTTGAATCTGGAtatacttttatcattatttctaaATGACACATAA
- the ZNF230 gene encoding zinc finger protein 155 isoform X2: protein MLENFRNLLLVGNQPFHQDTFHFLRKEEFWMMKTTSQREGNSGGKIQIEMETVPEAGPHEEWSCQQIREQIASDLTRSQNSIRNSSQFFKEGDVPCQTEAELSTVARFRQDSSFLQTASPRSLQIPQSRRKNDHIQDYQDCGNTYNLLLAMIKRSKVLVFCSKIMEEAVTFKDVAVVFTEEELGLLDPAQRKLYRDVMLENFRNLLSVGHQPFHQDTCHFLREEKFWMMGTATQREGNSGGKIQTELESVPEAGAHEEWSCQQIWEQIANDLTRSQDSIINNSQFFENGDVPSQVEAGLPTIHTGQKPSQGGKCKQSFSDVPIFDLPQQLYSEEKSYTCDECGKSICYISALHVHQRVHVGEKLFMCDVCGKEFSQSSHLQTHQRVHTGEKPFKCEQCGKGFSRRSALNVHHKLHTGEKPYICEACGKAFIHDSQLKEHKRIHTGEKPFKCDICGKTFYFRSRLKSHSMVHTGEKPFRCDTCDKSFHQRSALNRHCMVHTGEKPYRCEQCGKGFIGRLDFYKHQVVHTGEKPYNCKECGKSFRWSSCLLNHQRVHSGEKSFRCEECGKGFYTNSQLSSHQRSHSGEKPYKCEECGKGYVTKFNLDLHQRVHTGERPYNCKECGKSFSRASSILNHKRLHCQKKPFKCEDCGKRLVHRTYRKDQPRDYSGENPSKCEDCGRRYKRRLNLDILLSLFLNDT, encoded by the exons ATGCTAGAGAACTTCAGGAACCTGCTCTTagtag GGAATCAACCATTCCACCAAGATACTTTCCACTTCTTAAGGAAGGAAGAGTTTTGGATGATGAAGACAACAAGCCAAAGAGAAGGGAATTCAG GAGGCAAGATCCAAATTGAGATGGAGACTGTTCCAGAAGCAGGACCACATGAAGAGTGGTCCTGTCAGCAAATACGGGAACAAATTGCAAGTGACCTAACCAGGTCTCAAAACTCCATAAGGAACAGCTCTCAGTTCTTCAAAGAAGGTGATGTCCCCTGCCAGACTGAGGCAGAACTATCT ACTGTGGCACGTTTCAGGCAGGATTCCTCCTTCCTTCAAACTGCATCACCCAGGAGTCTGCAAATTCCCCAAAGTAGGAGGAAAAATGACCACATTCAAG ATTACCAAGACTGTGGGAATACTTATAACCTGCTCTTGGCCATGATAAAGAGAAGCAAAGTACTTGTATTCTGTTCAAAGATTATGGAG GAGGCAGTGACCTTCAAGGATGTGGCTGTGGTCTTCACTgaggaggagctggggctgcTGGACCCTGCCCAGAGGAAGCTGTACCGAGATGTGATGCTGGAGAACTTCAGGAACCTGCTCTCAGTGG GGCATCAACCGTTCCACCAAGATACTTGCCACTTCCTAAGGGAAGAAAAGTTTTGGATGATGGGGACAGCAACCCAAAGAGAAGGGAATTCAG GAGGCAAGATCCAAACTGAGTTGGAGTCTGTTCCAGAAGCAGGAGCACATGAAGAGTGGTCCTGCCAGCAAATCTGGGAACAAATTGCAAACGACTTAACCAGGTCTCAGGACTCTATCATAAATAACTCTCAGTTCTTTGAAAATGGTGATGTcccctcccaggttgaagcaggACTACCCACAATTCATACAGGACAGAAACCTTCCCAGGGTGGGAAGTGTAAACAGTCCTTCAGTGATGTTCCCATCTTTGATCTTCCTCAGCAGTTATACTCAGAAGAGAAGTCTTATACATGTGATGAATGTGGAAAAAGCATCTGTTACATCTCAGCTCTTCATGTTCATCAAAGAGTCCACGTGGGAGAGAAACTCtttatgtgtgatgtgtgtggcaAGGAATTTAGTCAAAGCTCACATCTGCAAACTCATCAGAGAgtccacactggagagaaaccattcAAATGTGAGCAATGTGGGAAAGGTTTCAGTCGTAGATCAGCACTTAATGTTCATCATAAATtacacacaggagagaaaccttacatTTGTGAGGCATGTGGGAAGGCCTTCATTCATGATTCCCAGCTTAAGGAACATAAGAGAATCCATACTGGGGAGAAACCATTCAAATGTGATATATGTGGTAAGACCTTCTATTTTAGGTCAAGACTTAAGAGCCATTCCATGGTTCACACAGGAGAAAAACCATTTAGGTGTGATACATGTGATAAGAGCTTTCATCAGAGGTCAGCACTTAATAGGCATTGCATGGtccacacaggagagaaaccgTACAGATGTGAGCAGTGTGGAAAAGGCTTTATTGGTAGGCTAGATTTTTATAAGCATCAGGTGGtccacacaggagagaaaccatATAATTGTAAAGAATGTGGGAAGAGCTTCAGATGGTCCTCATGCCTTCTGAACCATCAGCGAGTCCACAGTGGAGAAAAAAGCTTCAGATGTGAAGAATGTGGGAAGGGATTTTATACAAATTCACAACTGTCTTCCCATCAGAGATCCCACAGTGGTGAAAAGCCATATAAATGTGAGGAGTGTGGGAAGGGCTATGTTACTAAGTTTAATCTTGACTTGCACCAGAGGGTCCACACGGGAGAGAGACCTTATAattgtaaggaatgtgggaagagCTTTAGCCGGGCCTCAAGTATTTTGAATCATAAGAGACTCCACTGCCAGAAAAAACCATTCAAATGTGAGGACTGTGGAAAGAGGCTTGTACACAGGACATACCGTAAAGACCAGCCGAGAGACTATAGTGGGGAAAACCCATCCAAATGTGAGGATTGTGGGAGACGCTACAAGAGGCGCTTGAATCTGGAtatacttttatcattatttctaaATGACACATAA
- the ZNF230 gene encoding zinc finger protein 221 isoform X5 — protein MLENFRNLLLVGNQPFHQDTFHFLRKEEFWMMKTTSQREGNSGGKIQIEMETVPEAGPHEEWSCQQIREQIASDLTRSQNSIRNSSQFFKEGDVPCQTEAELSVSHVQQKPYQCNECKQSFSDVSVFDLHQQSHSGEKSHTCGECGKSFCYISALHIHQRVHMGEKCYKCDVCGKEFNQSSHLQTHQRVHTGEKPFKCGQCGKAFHSRSALNVHCKLHTGEKPYNCEECGKAFIHDSQLQEHQRIHTGEKPFKCDICGKSFRVRSRLNRHSMVHTGEKPFRCDTCGKNFRQRSALNSHSMVHIEEKPYKCEQCGKGFICRRDFCKHQMVHTGEKPYNCKECGKTFRWSSCLLNHQRVHSGQKPFKCEECGKGFYTNSRRSSHQRSHNGEKPYKCEECGKDYKRRLDLEFHQRVHTGERPYNCKECGKSFGWASCLLKHQRLHSGEKPFKCEECGKSFTQSSQLHSHQTCHTGEKLYKCEQCEKGYNSKFNLDMHQRVHRGERPYNCKECGKSFGWASCLLKHQRLHSGQKPLKSGVWEEIYSEFTASFTSVSLYGRKAI, from the exons ATGCTAGAGAACTTCAGGAACCTGCTCTTagtag GGAATCAACCATTCCACCAAGATACTTTCCACTTCTTAAGGAAGGAAGAGTTTTGGATGATGAAGACAACAAGCCAAAGAGAAGGGAATTCAG GAGGCAAGATCCAAATTGAGATGGAGACTGTTCCAGAAGCAGGACCACATGAAGAGTGGTCCTGTCAGCAAATACGGGAACAAATTGCAAGTGACCTAACCAGGTCTCAAAACTCCATAAGGAACAGCTCTCAGTTCTTCAAAGAAGGTGATGTCCCCTGCCAGACTGAGGCAGAACTATCTGTAAGTCACGTGCAACAGAAACCTTACCAGTGTAATGAATGTAAACAGTCTTTCAGTGATGTTTCTGTCTTTGATCTTCATCAACAATCACACTCAGGAGAGAAATCTCATACATGTGGTGAGTGTGGAAAAAGCTTCTGTTACATCTCAGCCCTTCATATTCATCAGAGAGTCCATATGGGAGAAAAATGCTATAAGTGTGATGTATGTGGTAAGGAATTTAATCAGAGCTCACATCTGCAAACTCATCAGAGAgtccatactggagagaaaccattcAAATGTGggcaatgtgggaaagccttccaTAGTAGATCAGCACTTAATGTTCATTGCAAATTgcacacaggagagaaaccttataattgtgaggaatgtgggaaagccttcattCACGATTCACAGCTTCAGGAACATCAGAGAATCCATACTGGGGAGAAGCCATTCAAATGTGATATATGTGGTAAGAGCTTCCGTGTTAGATCAAGACTTAATAGGCATTCCATGGTTCACACAGGAGAAAAACCATTCAGATGTGATACATGTGGCAAGAACTTTCGTCAGAGATCAGCACTTAATAGTCATTCCATGGTCCACATAGAAGAGAAGCCATACAAATGTGAGCAATGTGGAAAAGGCTTCATTTGTAGGCGAGATTTTTGTAAGCATCAGATGGtccacacaggagagaaaccatATAATTGTAAAGAATGTGGGAAGACCTTCAGATGGTCCTCATGTCTTTTGAACCATCAGCGAGTCCACAGTGgacaaaaacccttcaaatgtgaagaatgtgggaaGGGATTTTATACAAATTCACGACGATCTTCCCATCAGAGATCCCACAATGGAGAAAAGCCATATAAGTGTGAGGAGTGTGGTAAGGACTATAAAAGGAGGTTGGATCTTGAGTTTCATCAGAGGGTCCACACGGGTGAGAGACCCTATAATTGTAAGGAATGTGGCAAGAGCTTTGGCTGGGCCTCTTGTCTTTTGAAACATCAGAGACTCCACAGTGGGGAAAAACCTTTCAAATGTGAAGAGTGTGGAAAGAGTTTTACTCAGAGTTCACAACTTCATTCCCATCAGACATGCCATACTGGAGAAAAGCTATACAAATGTGAGCAGTGTGAGAAGGGATACAACAGTAAATTTAATCTTGACATGCACCAGAGGGTCCACAGGGGAGAGCGACCCTATAATTGTAAGGAATGTGGAAAGAGCTTTGGCTGGGCTTCATGTCTTTTGAAACATCAGAGACTCCACAGTGGACAAAAGCCATTGAAATCTGGAGTGTGGGAAGAGATCTACTCAGAATTCACAGCTTCATTTACATCAGTAAGTCTATATGGGAGAAAAGCCATATAA